The Oryctolagus cuniculus chromosome 5, mOryCun1.1, whole genome shotgun sequence genome includes a region encoding these proteins:
- the SAYSD1 gene encoding SAYSvFN domain-containing protein 1 → MEQRLAEFREARRRAGLAAQPSTSSQSAGASAKKTEAAEPPEAAPGWLTRFWVWKPRAASARVQPGLAQDGARPGSSAARRPQDPAGPPPAPPPAPPPGNWSLLTNITFLKVLLWLVLLGLFVELEFGLVYFVLSLFYWMYVGTRGPGERRAGEKSAYSVFNPGCTPIQGTLTAEQLERELLLRPAEGP, encoded by the exons ATGGAACAGCGGTTAGCAGAGTTCCGGGAGGCCCGGAGGCGGGCCGGGCTGGCGGCCCAGCCTAGCACTTCGAGCCAGAGCGCAGGAGCCTCGGCAAAGAAGACGGAAGCAGCTGAGCCTCCAGAGGCAGCCCCAGGCTGGCTAACACGGTTCTGGGTGTGGAAACCGAGGGCCGCGAGCGCCCGAGTCCAGCCCGGCCTCGCTCAG GACGGGGCTCGGCCCGGCAGCAGCGCGGCCCGGCGCCCACAGGACCCAGCTGGCCCTCCACCCGCGCCTCCACCTGCGCCGCCGCCTGGGAACTGGTCTTTGCTGACCAACATCACCTTCTTGAAGGTTCTCCTCTGGCTGGTGCTTCTGGGGCTGTTTGTGGAGCTGGAGTTCGGCCTGGTGTATTTTGTCCTGTCCTTGTTCTACTGGATGTACGTGGGCACCCGCGGTCCTGGAGAGAGGCGGGCCGGGGAGAAGAGTGCCTACTCCGTGTTCAACCCGGGCTGCACGCCCATCCAGGGCACCCTGACGGCAGAGCAGCTGGAGCGCGAGCTGCTGCTGAGGCCCGCCGAGGGGCCGTAG